The following are encoded together in the Ranitomeya imitator isolate aRanImi1 chromosome 4, aRanImi1.pri, whole genome shotgun sequence genome:
- the WDR83OS gene encoding PAT complex subunit Asterix has translation MTGNIGSDPRRAAKVQRYKPPTSENSPTLDDPTPDYMNLLGMIFSMCGLMLKLKWCAWIAVYCSFISFANSRSSEDTKQMMSSFMLSISAVVMSYLQNPQPMSPPW, from the exons ATGACCGGGAATATCGGGAGCGACCCCAGGAGGGCGGCCAAGGTGCAGAG GTATAAGCCCCCCACCTCGGAGAACTCGCCCACGCTGGACGACCCGACCCCAGACTACATGAACCTGCTGGGAATGATCTTCAGTATGTGCGGCCTGATGCTGAAG CTGAAGTGGTGCGCCTGGATCGCCGTCTATTGCTCCTTCATCAgctttgccaattcccgcagctctGAGGACACCAAGCAAATGATGAGCAGCTTCAT GTTATCGATCTCCGCCGTGGTCATGTCTTATCTCCAGAACCCGCAGCCCATGTCTCCTCCGTGGTGA